The Rhodocytophaga rosea genome has a segment encoding these proteins:
- a CDS encoding FKBP-type peptidyl-prolyl cis-trans isomerase produces MKKTNFLMGVFALMLMMQGCFKQGETTDERKAKENDEQIRQYLESHTDINAERQPDGLYIDKTEEYPTNTEPKTGDQVYVHYVGRVLNGAIFDSSDTKTNKPLIFGLNNNSIIYGFNKGVSLMRKGEKATIFVPSYLAYGNAAYDKIPAYSVLQFDLHLQDVLTEDGALKRYIEENTIDSVVARTSGLYFAFTDTTSVSGAVTPKGGEKVSVTYKGYFLNGSKFDESAANTPFVFTIGSQGSIKGFEEGITLMKVGQKATLMMPSSLAYGTNGSRSIPPYTPLIFEVELIKIE; encoded by the coding sequence ATGAAAAAAACTAATTTTTTGATGGGCGTTTTTGCCCTGATGTTGATGATGCAGGGATGTTTCAAACAAGGAGAAACCACAGATGAGCGGAAGGCAAAAGAAAATGACGAGCAGATCAGGCAATATCTCGAATCTCACACAGATATTAATGCAGAAAGGCAACCCGATGGCTTGTATATTGATAAAACAGAAGAATATCCTACTAACACAGAGCCTAAAACCGGCGACCAGGTATATGTGCATTATGTAGGCCGTGTGCTGAATGGAGCCATATTCGACAGTTCTGATACGAAAACTAATAAACCTCTTATTTTTGGATTGAATAATAATTCGATCATTTATGGATTTAACAAAGGGGTGAGCCTGATGCGCAAAGGAGAAAAAGCTACTATTTTTGTGCCCTCCTACCTGGCTTATGGCAATGCAGCTTATGACAAAATTCCGGCTTATTCAGTGCTGCAATTTGATTTGCATCTGCAAGATGTATTGACTGAAGATGGAGCATTGAAACGTTATATTGAGGAAAACACTATTGATAGTGTAGTAGCCAGAACATCAGGTTTGTATTTTGCTTTTACCGATACAACTTCAGTTTCTGGTGCGGTTACTCCTAAAGGAGGAGAAAAGGTTAGTGTAACATATAAAGGCTATTTTCTAAACGGCAGTAAATTTGATGAGTCGGCAGCTAATACCCCTTTTGTTTTCACCATTGGAAGCCAGGGATCTATTAAGGGTTTTGAAGAGGGTATAACTTTAATGAAAGTAGGACAGAAAGCTACCCTGATGATGCCTTCTTCTCTGGCCTATGGGACTAATGGCAGCCGCAGTATACCTCCGTATACACCGCTTATTTTTGAGGTAGAACTGATAAAAATCGAGTAA
- a CDS encoding tRNA1(Val) (adenine(37)-N6)-methyltransferase encodes MPNDYFQFKEFRINQSRCAMKVCTDSCILGAYTPVEGAAHMLDIGTGTGLLALMLAQRSKAHIDAVEIDKSAYEQATENILESPFSSQIRVIHSSIQAFTMRPQQKYELIISNPPFFANHLKRKETRQNVALHSESLGLSELAVLVSYLLEKHGKFIVMLPRHEMSLLEEAAREVKLFPSEKLYIAEKQEGKLLRIISTFSFTETHPEEKDLFIKNESGTYTQDFIGLLQPYYLYM; translated from the coding sequence ATGCCTAACGATTATTTTCAATTTAAGGAATTCCGCATTAACCAGAGCCGCTGTGCCATGAAAGTATGTACAGATTCCTGCATACTGGGCGCTTATACACCGGTTGAAGGAGCTGCCCATATGCTAGATATTGGCACTGGCACCGGATTATTGGCACTCATGCTGGCACAACGAAGCAAAGCTCACATTGATGCTGTAGAAATAGATAAATCTGCTTATGAGCAGGCTACCGAAAATATATTGGAAAGCCCCTTTAGTAGTCAGATCCGAGTAATTCATTCCAGTATACAGGCTTTTACGATGCGTCCGCAGCAAAAATATGAACTGATTATATCTAATCCTCCTTTCTTCGCCAACCATTTGAAGCGTAAGGAAACCCGGCAGAATGTGGCTTTGCACAGCGAATCTCTGGGCTTATCAGAACTGGCTGTACTTGTCTCCTACCTGCTGGAAAAGCATGGGAAGTTTATAGTAATGCTGCCCAGGCATGAGATGAGTTTGTTGGAAGAGGCTGCCAGAGAAGTAAAACTATTTCCTTCTGAAAAACTATATATAGCTGAAAAGCAGGAAGGCAAATTGTTACGGATTATCAGCACATTTTCCTTTACAGAAACACATCCTGAAGAAAAGGATTTGTTCATCAAAAATGAGTCTGGCACCTATACACAAGATTTTATCGGCCTTCTTCAACCTTATTACTTGTATATGTAA
- a CDS encoding aminotransferase class I/II-fold pyridoxal phosphate-dependent enzyme, whose protein sequence is MDLFEKLLSDRGPLGQYSKVAHGYFAFPKLEGEIGPHMKFRGKDVLNWSLNNYIGLANHPEVRKADADAAERWGLGYPMGARMMSGETSMHEKLEAELSSFVKKEDTMLMNYGYQGIMSVIDALIDRHDVIVYDSESHACIIDGVRLHMGKRFVYPHNDIAGLEKQLGRATKLAAETGGAILVITEGVFGMSGDMGKLKEIIELKQKFSFRLLVDDAHGFGTMGETGAGVGEAQEAQDGIDLYFSTFAKSMASIGAFVSGEKQVIEFLRYNTRSQVFAKALPMPLVVGALKRLELLRGKPELREKLWVIVKALQSGLRERGFNIGKTQSPVTPVFLSGGPVEAHNLIIDLRENYSIFCSVVIYPVVPKGVILLRLIPTAVHTLADVNRTLDAFDAVSDKLKSGVYAAGALPIMA, encoded by the coding sequence GTGGATTTATTTGAAAAATTATTATCAGACAGAGGTCCTTTGGGGCAATACTCAAAAGTGGCTCATGGATATTTTGCTTTTCCTAAACTGGAAGGAGAAATTGGCCCTCACATGAAATTCAGAGGGAAAGACGTGTTAAACTGGAGCCTGAACAATTATATTGGTTTAGCCAATCATCCGGAGGTGCGCAAAGCGGATGCAGATGCAGCAGAAAGATGGGGGCTTGGTTATCCGATGGGTGCCAGAATGATGTCGGGAGAAACCAGTATGCACGAAAAACTGGAAGCTGAACTATCCAGCTTTGTGAAGAAAGAAGATACCATGCTGATGAATTATGGGTATCAGGGAATTATGTCGGTGATAGATGCCCTGATTGACCGCCATGATGTAATTGTATATGATAGCGAATCGCATGCTTGTATTATTGATGGCGTACGCCTGCATATGGGCAAACGTTTTGTATATCCACATAACGATATTGCCGGTCTGGAAAAACAACTGGGAAGGGCTACTAAATTAGCCGCTGAAACCGGTGGCGCTATTCTGGTCATTACTGAAGGCGTATTCGGCATGTCGGGCGATATGGGTAAACTGAAAGAAATCATTGAACTGAAGCAAAAATTCAGTTTCCGCCTCCTGGTGGATGATGCCCACGGATTTGGAACGATGGGAGAAACTGGTGCCGGCGTAGGTGAAGCACAAGAAGCTCAGGATGGAATTGACCTGTATTTTTCCACCTTTGCTAAATCGATGGCCAGCATTGGAGCTTTCGTTTCCGGTGAAAAACAAGTAATAGAATTTTTGCGGTATAATACTCGTTCTCAGGTATTTGCCAAAGCCTTACCTATGCCCTTAGTGGTAGGCGCCTTAAAAAGGCTTGAACTTTTGCGTGGCAAACCCGAATTGCGGGAAAAGCTGTGGGTAATTGTGAAAGCTTTACAAAGCGGACTGCGGGAAAGAGGCTTTAATATTGGAAAAACACAATCCCCGGTAACACCCGTATTTTTGAGCGGCGGACCAGTAGAAGCACATAACCTGATTATTGACCTGCGGGAAAATTATAGCATTTTCTGTTCAGTAGTAATCTACCCGGTTGTACCAAAAGGGGTCATTTTGCTCCGGCTGATCCCTACAGCTGTACACACCCTGGCAGATGTGAATCGCACCCTGGATGCCTTTGATGCAGTATCAGATAAGCTTAAATCGGGCGTTTATGCAGCCGGTGCATTGCCCATAATGGCTTAA
- the dapA gene encoding 4-hydroxy-tetrahydrodipicolinate synthase: MRSKFLGTGVALITPFQANGEIDFGAMRRLLEHVSQGVVDYLVVLGTTGESATLNEAEKKDILAFVKANNPKRLPIMYGLGGNNTREVLEQIHQTDWQGVDAVLSVSPYYNKPSQRGIYEHYVSIADACPVPVVLYNVPGRTQSNVTATTTLKLATHPNIIGIKEASGDLIQCMEIAKNKPSDFLLISGDDLLTLPMVSFGAIGVISVLANAFPAIFTQMVNEALDHQLESASRHLFRFLAINPLMYEEGNPVGLKQVLQQMGICRNEVRLPLAPASEPLIAKITAALMEFEPVFQPVSVAKSF, translated from the coding sequence ATGAGAAGTAAATTTTTAGGAACAGGAGTAGCCTTAATTACGCCATTTCAGGCGAATGGGGAGATAGATTTTGGAGCCATGAGACGCCTGCTCGAACATGTTTCACAGGGAGTAGTTGATTATCTGGTTGTGTTGGGAACCACAGGCGAATCAGCTACTCTAAATGAAGCTGAAAAGAAAGATATACTGGCTTTTGTAAAAGCAAATAATCCCAAACGCTTGCCCATTATGTATGGCCTGGGCGGTAATAACACCAGAGAAGTTCTGGAACAAATACACCAAACCGACTGGCAAGGCGTTGATGCTGTACTTTCTGTAAGTCCGTATTATAATAAACCTTCCCAGAGAGGCATTTACGAACATTATGTTTCTATAGCTGATGCCTGCCCGGTTCCGGTCGTACTATATAATGTACCTGGCAGAACCCAGTCTAATGTTACGGCAACTACTACTTTGAAACTTGCTACCCATCCGAATATTATCGGTATTAAGGAAGCATCGGGAGATTTAATTCAGTGTATGGAGATAGCCAAAAATAAGCCCTCAGACTTTTTGTTAATTTCAGGCGATGACCTGTTGACCTTACCAATGGTGTCTTTTGGAGCTATTGGGGTTATATCTGTACTGGCTAATGCGTTTCCAGCTATATTTACACAAATGGTGAACGAAGCCCTGGATCACCAGCTGGAAAGTGCAAGCAGGCACTTATTCCGCTTTTTAGCTATCAATCCGCTTATGTATGAAGAAGGGAATCCGGTAGGGTTGAAGCAGGTATTGCAACAAATGGGTATTTGCCGGAATGAAGTACGTTTGCCATTGGCACCAGCTTCCGAGCCACTCATAGCTAAGATAACAGCTGCCTTAATGGAATTTGAACCTGTTTTCCAGCCGGTAAGTGTGGCGAAAAGTTTTTAA
- a CDS encoding DUF6913 domain-containing protein, translating to MQKRIQSFFLNIKNKQASQQNTVAREMMEYSQAKNIGLLFRGEENEYQVFNQLVKRLTNEGKHIKALTYFEQMQSTGYDFNFDYFTKEQISATGNIKSDKVSRFMENRFDYLFCILRQPFLPFDYILLQSKARYRIGLSQEEKPECFEFMMKPQPEQLLSEAIDQLLQYTQALTLQEGYAGKIKKQGGRA from the coding sequence ATGCAGAAGAGAATACAGTCATTTTTTTTAAATATTAAAAATAAGCAGGCTTCGCAGCAGAATACGGTAGCCCGGGAGATGATGGAGTATAGTCAGGCAAAAAATATAGGATTATTATTCAGAGGAGAAGAAAATGAATACCAGGTTTTTAATCAGCTGGTAAAACGGTTAACAAATGAAGGTAAGCATATAAAAGCACTTACCTATTTTGAGCAGATGCAGAGTACTGGTTATGATTTCAACTTCGATTATTTTACCAAAGAGCAGATTTCAGCTACTGGCAACATCAAAAGCGATAAAGTGAGCCGGTTTATGGAAAACAGATTTGATTATTTATTTTGTATCCTGCGACAGCCATTTTTGCCTTTCGATTATATTTTGTTGCAGAGTAAAGCCAGGTACCGGATTGGATTATCGCAGGAAGAGAAGCCGGAATGTTTTGAGTTTATGATGAAACCTCAGCCAGAACAATTATTATCAGAGGCCATCGATCAGTTGTTGCAGTATACACAAGCATTAACTCTACAGGAAGGATATGCCGGAAAAATAAAAAAGCAGGGTGGCCGGGCATAA